From the Caballeronia sp. LZ062 genome, one window contains:
- the phbB gene encoding acetoacetyl-CoA reductase produces the protein MTKRIAVVTGGMGGLGEVISIKLNDAGYAVVVTHSPGNTIVSDWLASMDRQGRNFRAYPVDVADYDASQHCIAKIQREVGPISILVNNAGITQDTTFKKMTKVNWDAVLRTNLDSVFNMTKPVCEDMVTRGWGRIVNISSVNGSKGQIGQTNYAAAKAGMHGFTKSLALEVAKKGVTVNTISPGYLATKMVAAIPQDILDSKILPQIPAGRLGKPDEVAALVAFLCSEDAGFVTGANIAINGGQHMH, from the coding sequence ATGACTAAGCGTATCGCAGTGGTAACGGGTGGCATGGGCGGCCTCGGTGAGGTCATCAGCATCAAGCTGAACGACGCGGGCTATGCCGTCGTCGTCACGCATTCGCCGGGCAACACCATCGTTTCGGACTGGCTCGCGAGCATGGACCGGCAGGGGCGCAACTTCCGCGCGTATCCGGTCGACGTGGCCGACTATGATGCGAGCCAGCACTGCATCGCGAAAATTCAGCGCGAAGTCGGGCCGATCAGCATCCTCGTGAACAACGCGGGCATCACGCAGGACACCACGTTCAAGAAGATGACGAAGGTGAACTGGGACGCCGTCTTGCGCACGAATCTCGATTCCGTGTTCAACATGACGAAGCCCGTCTGCGAGGACATGGTCACGCGCGGCTGGGGCCGAATCGTCAATATCTCGTCGGTGAACGGGTCGAAAGGACAGATCGGGCAGACTAACTACGCGGCCGCCAAAGCGGGTATGCACGGGTTCACGAAGTCGCTCGCGCTCGAAGTGGCGAAGAAGGGCGTGACCGTCAATACTATTTCGCCGGGCTATCTCGCGACCAAGATGGTGGCCGCCATTCCGCAGGACATTCTCGATTCGAAGATCCTTCCGCAGATTCCCGCTGGCCGTCTCGGCAAGCCGGACGAAGTCGCGGCGCTCGTCGCGTTTCTGTGCTCGGAAGACGCGGGCTTCGTGACGGGTGCGAACATCGCCATCAATGGCGGTCAGCACATGCATTGA